A stretch of the Verrucomicrobiia bacterium genome encodes the following:
- a CDS encoding DUF3567 domain-containing protein, protein MNLIYNSEQYSVVEFGADDRREALRFGGYEIMDKSGKREIFIGGTLAKSFREEVENLIATEPTVEEIDDFLGKYDALMRQPVTLH, encoded by the coding sequence ATGAACTTGATCTACAACAGCGAGCAGTACAGCGTCGTAGAGTTCGGCGCCGACGACAGGCGAGAGGCCTTGCGCTTTGGCGGATATGAAATCATGGACAAATCCGGCAAGCGCGAGATCTTCATTGGCGGCACGCTCGCCAAGTCATTCCGCGAAGAGGTGGAAAACCTGATCGCAACCGAACCTACAGTGGAAGAGATTGACGACTTCCTCGGCAAATACGATGCACTGATGCGTCAGCCGGTCACCCTGCACTAA
- a CDS encoding GTP-binding protein, which translates to MIPATLVIGATPAAREAAIRAALAPAEHTAIILEGIPDTQSGLDSAVPALRIVRIAPGCVCCTGNLTLRVTLNRLLRTKPDRLFIGVATSAHIAQIRAFLSAPPYDNLLALTQDLHA; encoded by the coding sequence CTCGTCATCGGCGCCACCCCGGCTGCGCGGGAAGCAGCCATTCGCGCGGCGCTTGCTCCCGCAGAACACACTGCCATCATTCTCGAGGGCATTCCCGATACCCAGTCCGGCCTTGACTCCGCCGTGCCGGCGCTGCGCATCGTACGCATCGCCCCCGGCTGCGTATGTTGCACCGGCAACCTCACGCTGCGCGTCACACTCAACCGGCTGTTACGCACGAAACCGGACCGGCTTTTTATCGGTGTGGCAACCTCTGCCCACATCGCACAGATCCGTGCATTTCTTTCCGCTCCGCCCTACGACAATTTACTCGCACTGACTCAGGACTTGCATGCCTGA